A genomic stretch from Lathyrus oleraceus cultivar Zhongwan6 chromosome 2, CAAS_Psat_ZW6_1.0, whole genome shotgun sequence includes:
- the LOC127117673 gene encoding uncharacterized protein LOC127117673: MLQLLFVLLSIELTVILILSFANPIRKLMVKVLDILKRGRGPLITKTVATTVFVVFGSTIYTILKIHKRSMDSGSVNPTEEVLMAHHLLEASLMGFSLFFGLIIDRQHYYVKEITSLRKNMEKVKKIRQNHESSEEREIEEIEMKKIN; encoded by the exons ATGTTACAACTTTTATTCGTACTTTTATCAATAGAATTAACAGTAATTCTAATCCTATCATTTGCAAATCCAATAAGAAAACTAATGGTGAAAGTGTTAGATATTTTGAAACGTGGAAGAGGTCCATTAATCACAAAAACCGTAGCAACAACTGTGTTTGTTGTTTTTGGTTCCACCATATATACTATACTCAAAATCCATAAACGTTCAATGGATTCTGGCAGTGTTAATCCAACAGAAGAAGTTCTAATGGCACATCATCTCTTAGAAGCATCTCTAATGG GTTTTTCTTTGTTCTTTGGATTGATTATTGATAGGCAACATTACTATGTTAAAGAGATTACTTCTCTGAGGAAGAATATGGAAAAGGTGAAGAAAATAAGGCAGAATCATGAATCATCTGAGGAAAGAGAGATAGAGGAAATTGAGATGAAAAAGATTAATTAA